The Burkholderia lata genome contains a region encoding:
- the pncA gene encoding bifunctional nicotinamidase/pyrazinamidase, giving the protein MKRTDDVLLVIDVQYDFMPGGALAVPDGDAVVPVINALAQRFDQVVLTQDWHPREHVSFAANHPGREPFSTLALPYGEQVLWPVHCVQDTDGAALHRDLDIPHARLVIRKGGDAQVDSYSAFVEADRTTRTGLAGYLRELGAKRVWCCGLATDYCVAWSALDARAAGFEAAVINDACRAIDLNGSLAHAWQQMQAAGVAHVTSAGARPQA; this is encoded by the coding sequence ATGAAACGCACCGACGACGTACTGCTCGTGATCGACGTGCAATACGACTTCATGCCGGGCGGCGCGCTCGCGGTGCCCGACGGCGACGCGGTCGTGCCGGTGATCAACGCGCTGGCGCAACGCTTCGACCAGGTCGTGCTGACGCAGGACTGGCACCCGCGCGAGCACGTGTCGTTCGCGGCGAACCACCCGGGCCGCGAACCGTTCTCCACGCTCGCGCTGCCGTACGGCGAGCAGGTGCTGTGGCCCGTGCACTGCGTGCAGGACACCGACGGCGCGGCGTTGCATCGCGACCTCGACATCCCGCACGCGCGGCTCGTGATCCGCAAGGGCGGCGACGCGCAGGTCGACAGCTATTCCGCGTTCGTCGAAGCCGACCGCACGACGCGCACCGGGCTCGCGGGCTATCTGCGCGAGCTGGGCGCGAAGCGCGTGTGGTGCTGCGGGCTCGCGACCGACTACTGCGTCGCGTGGTCGGCGCTCGATGCGCGCGCGGCCGGTTTCGAAGCCGCAGTGATCAACGATGCGTGCCGCGCGATCGACCTGAACGGGTCGCTCGCCCACGCATGGCAACAGATGCAGGCAGCGGGCGTCGCGCATGTGACGTCCGCGGGCGCGCGCCCGCAGGCGTAG